A genomic segment from Chloroflexota bacterium encodes:
- a CDS encoding elongation factor Ts has product MPKVSIEDIRALRAETGAGVMDVKRALEDSGGSIENARALLRERGLELSAKRADRETGEGIIEAYVHPGRPLGAMLELRCETDFVARTPEFTALAHDLVMHIAAMAPERVADDDTGDGQALLDQPWFRDTSQKVHEVVQEVEARVGERIQIARFSRYEI; this is encoded by the coding sequence ATGCCTAAAGTCTCCATCGAGGATATTCGCGCACTACGAGCCGAGACCGGCGCCGGCGTCATGGACGTCAAGCGGGCGCTCGAGGACTCAGGCGGCTCCATCGAGAACGCGCGCGCCTTGCTTCGCGAGCGTGGCCTGGAGCTCTCGGCCAAGCGCGCCGACCGCGAAACGGGCGAGGGCATCATCGAGGCCTACGTGCATCCGGGCCGTCCGCTGGGCGCGATGCTCGAGCTTCGCTGCGAAACCGACTTCGTCGCCCGCACGCCCGAGTTCACGGCCCTGGCGCACGACCTGGTCATGCACATCGCGGCCATGGCGCCCGAGCGGGTCGCCGACGACGACACGGGCGACGGGCAGGCCTTGCTCGACCAGCCGTGGTTTCGCGACACGTCGCAAAAGGTGCACGAGGTCGTGCAGGAGGTCGAGGCGCGGGTTGGAGAGCGGATTCAGATCGCGCGGTTTAGCCGGTACGAGATTTAG
- the pyrH gene encoding UMP kinase — protein MRAHTYQRVLLKIGGESLAGDDGFSIETDRARAVADRIVEARALNVEIAIVIGGGNFWRGGEMPTMARSTADYIGMLGTVMNALALQEALESVDVPTRVQTAIEMREVAEPYIRRKAMAHLEQGRVVIFAAGTGNPFFTTDTAGALRAMEINAQALLKATKVDGAYTDDPELNPNATRLDEITYLEALNRGLRIMDATAFSLCMDNDLPIVVFRLEDPGSLQRVLTGERVGTVIAA, from the coding sequence GTGCGAGCCCACACCTACCAGCGCGTACTCCTGAAAATCGGCGGCGAATCGCTTGCCGGTGACGACGGCTTCAGCATCGAAACCGATCGGGCGCGCGCGGTAGCCGACCGCATCGTCGAGGCCCGCGCACTGAACGTCGAGATCGCCATCGTCATCGGCGGCGGCAACTTCTGGCGCGGCGGCGAAATGCCCACCATGGCCCGATCCACCGCCGACTACATCGGCATGCTCGGCACGGTGATGAACGCCCTGGCGCTGCAAGAGGCGCTCGAAAGCGTTGACGTCCCCACCCGCGTCCAAACCGCCATCGAGATGCGCGAGGTGGCGGAGCCCTACATCCGGCGCAAGGCCATGGCCCATCTCGAACAGGGCCGCGTTGTGATCTTCGCCGCCGGCACCGGCAATCCGTTCTTCACCACGGACACGGCCGGCGCCCTGCGCGCCATGGAGATCAACGCCCAGGCCCTGCTCAAGGCCACCAAGGTGGACGGCGCGTATACGGACGATCCCGAGCTGAATCCCAACGCCACCCGGCTCGATGAGATCACCTATCTCGAAGCCCTCAACCGCGGGCTGCGGATTATGGACGCGACCGCGTTCAGCCTCTGCATGGACAACGACCTGCCAATCGTCGTTTTTCGGCTCGAAGACCCGGGCAGCTTGCAGCGCGTGCTCACCGGCGAGCGCGTCGGTACAGTGATCGCGGCATGA
- the frr gene encoding ribosome recycling factor: protein MSELIDEFLDDAAHRMRQAVAHLEHELLATRTGRASPALVENLSVDYYGQPTSLKQIAGISVPEVRLLVIQPWDKSAITDIERAILKSDLGITPSNDGTVIHLPIPPLSEDRRRDLVKIVRGRVEAARVAVRNVRRDVQDDLRDLSRQKEASEDDVRRGSQRLQELTDSHIAQVDAAGERKETEVMTV from the coding sequence ATGAGCGAGCTCATCGACGAATTCCTGGACGACGCGGCCCACCGCATGCGGCAGGCCGTGGCCCACCTCGAACATGAGCTGCTGGCCACCCGCACCGGGCGCGCCTCGCCCGCCCTGGTGGAAAACCTCAGCGTCGACTACTACGGCCAGCCGACCTCCCTCAAGCAGATTGCCGGCATTTCCGTCCCGGAAGTGCGGTTGCTCGTGATCCAACCATGGGACAAGTCGGCCATCACTGATATCGAGCGCGCGATCCTCAAGTCCGATCTCGGCATCACGCCGTCAAACGACGGCACGGTGATTCACCTGCCGATCCCGCCGCTCAGCGAGGACCGCCGCCGCGACCTGGTGAAGATCGTGCGCGGCCGGGTCGAGGCGGCGCGCGTGGCGGTGCGCAATGTTCGGCGCGACGTGCAAGACGATCTGCGCGACCTGTCGCGCCAGAAGGAGGCCTCGGAGGATGACGTGCGCCGTGGCAGCCAGCGGCTCCAGGAGCTGACGGACAGCCATATCGCGCAAGTCGACGCCGCCGGCGAGCGCAAGGAAACCGAGGTGATGACCGTCTGA
- the uppS gene encoding polyprenyl diphosphate synthase, with the protein MNASAHETGSDTATPDHVAIIMDGNGRWARGRALPRTEGHREGALRVRGIAEACIDIGISTLTVFAFSTENWDRPHDEVDVLMALIPERLAAERATIFNNDVRIRVLGEIESLPLADRVAVRTIVRQTVKHQALTLNIAFNYGGRSEILRAVRNLMRDGIAPEDVSEDLFASYLYTSEIPDPDLVIRTAGEQRLSNFLIWQAAYAEFYSTPTLWPDFTRDEFDKALATYRQRERKFGRVADQPRVVSDLISG; encoded by the coding sequence CTGAACGCCAGCGCACACGAAACGGGATCCGACACGGCGACGCCCGATCATGTCGCCATCATCATGGACGGCAACGGGCGCTGGGCGCGCGGCCGCGCCCTGCCCCGGACCGAGGGCCACCGCGAGGGCGCGCTGCGGGTGCGCGGGATCGCCGAGGCCTGCATCGATATCGGCATCTCGACCCTCACCGTGTTCGCCTTCTCCACCGAAAACTGGGACCGGCCGCACGACGAGGTGGACGTGCTGATGGCCCTGATTCCCGAGCGCCTCGCCGCCGAACGCGCCACGATTTTCAACAACGACGTGCGCATTCGCGTGCTCGGCGAAATCGAGTCGCTGCCCCTCGCAGACCGCGTGGCCGTGCGGACTATCGTCCGCCAGACCGTGAAGCACCAGGCGCTGACGCTCAACATCGCGTTCAACTACGGCGGTCGCTCTGAGATCCTGCGCGCGGTGCGCAATCTCATGCGGGACGGCATTGCCCCGGAAGACGTGAGCGAGGACCTGTTCGCGTCCTACCTCTATACCAGCGAAATCCCCGACCCCGACCTTGTGATTCGCACCGCAGGGGAGCAGCGCCTGAGCAATTTCCTCATCTGGCAGGCGGCCTACGCCGAGTTCTACTCCACGCCGACGCTGTGGCCCGATTTCACCCGTGACGAGTTCGACAAGGCCCTGGCCACCTACCGGCAACGCGAACGCAAGTTCGGGCGCGTGGCGGACCAGCCGCGCGTGGTCAGCGACCTGATCTCCGGATAG
- a CDS encoding phosphatidate cytidylyltransferase: MRARVLSGAVLIPAVVAVVWWHPSALAVLVIVGAALTARELSHLLLRGPRPHLRALAPALAALVVALAAVPEGERVWLGSLTAALLAAGLMAQLATTDPHRFANWALAAAAGGYAGALLGLAVVLRTMPDGFAWTLLALVVTWAYDSLAYAAGRTVGRHGFMTHISPRKTWEGVAGGTAGSIAATAAFLPFLPIEGWLVVPLGLAWAAAAQTGDLVASMVKRDAGAKDSGQLIPGHGGMLDRVDGLLFVVPAVFAAAHFIG; this comes from the coding sequence CTGCGCGCGCGCGTTCTCAGCGGGGCCGTCCTCATTCCGGCCGTGGTGGCGGTCGTCTGGTGGCACCCGTCGGCGCTGGCGGTGCTCGTCATCGTCGGGGCGGCCCTCACCGCGCGCGAGCTGTCGCACCTGCTGCTGCGCGGCCCACGCCCACACCTGCGGGCGCTCGCTCCGGCGTTGGCGGCGCTGGTCGTGGCGCTGGCCGCGGTGCCCGAAGGCGAGCGCGTGTGGCTGGGGTCGCTCACGGCCGCACTGCTTGCGGCGGGGCTGATGGCCCAACTCGCGACGACAGACCCGCACCGCTTTGCCAACTGGGCCCTCGCGGCGGCCGCCGGCGGCTACGCCGGCGCGTTGCTGGGGCTGGCCGTGGTGCTGCGCACGATGCCCGACGGGTTCGCCTGGACTCTGCTGGCGCTGGTGGTCACTTGGGCCTACGACTCACTGGCGTACGCCGCAGGTCGCACGGTCGGACGCCATGGATTCATGACCCACATCTCGCCACGCAAGACCTGGGAGGGTGTGGCCGGCGGAACCGCCGGTAGCATCGCCGCTACCGCAGCGTTCCTGCCATTCCTGCCGATCGAGGGGTGGCTGGTCGTTCCCTTGGGCCTGGCCTGGGCCGCCGCCGCGCAGACCGGCGACCTCGTGGCCTCGATGGTCAAGCGGGACGCCGGCGCCAAGGACAGCGGCCAGTTGATCCCGGGACACGGTGGTATGTTGGATCGCGTGGACGGCCTGCTGTTCGTGGTGCCGGCCGTGTTCGCCGCCGCCCACTTCATCGGCTAG
- the dxr gene encoding 1-deoxy-D-xylulose-5-phosphate reductoisomerase has protein sequence MTTAPKRIVVLGATGSIGTQTLDVVRTHPDHFEVVGLTCNASADLLIDQINEFNVPAACLRDASAATAEWPAACERLPYPEGLEQLAARDDVDIVVVATIGGDVGFRPTEAALRAGNTVALASKELLVMGGRLFRDLADSTGAQILPIDSEHSALWQCLVGEDPNSVRRLILTASGGPFRETDAAAIRDATAEEALKHPNWVMGPKITTDSASLMNKGFEVIEAHWLFDLAYDRIEVIIHPESIVHSMVEFHDGSLKAQLGTPDMRHPIQYALAYPERLNAAHSSLALDELHQLRFETPDLERFPLLRAAMDAGRAGGTAPATLCGADDAAVEIFLRGDLRFGEMVDAVLDAMAATPVRPLDSLDTALDAHRKGVEHVRRSLTAAS, from the coding sequence ATGACGACGGCACCCAAGCGAATTGTGGTCCTCGGCGCCACCGGATCCATTGGCACCCAGACCCTCGACGTGGTGCGAACGCACCCGGATCACTTCGAGGTCGTCGGGCTCACCTGCAACGCAAGCGCCGACTTGCTGATCGACCAGATCAACGAATTCAACGTGCCGGCGGCCTGCCTGCGCGATGCCTCGGCGGCAACGGCGGAGTGGCCGGCAGCCTGCGAGCGCCTGCCCTACCCCGAGGGCTTGGAGCAGCTCGCGGCGCGCGACGACGTGGACATCGTGGTAGTGGCGACAATCGGCGGCGACGTCGGTTTCCGTCCCACCGAGGCCGCGCTCCGAGCCGGCAACACCGTCGCCCTGGCGAGCAAGGAGCTGTTGGTGATGGGCGGCCGGTTGTTCCGCGACCTTGCGGACAGCACGGGAGCGCAAATTCTGCCGATCGACAGCGAGCACAGCGCCTTGTGGCAGTGCCTGGTCGGCGAAGACCCGAATTCGGTTCGGCGGCTCATTCTCACGGCCTCGGGCGGGCCGTTTCGCGAGACCGACGCCGCCGCCATACGCGACGCGACCGCCGAGGAAGCGCTCAAGCATCCGAACTGGGTCATGGGGCCGAAGATCACTACCGATTCGGCCAGCCTGATGAATAAGGGATTCGAGGTCATCGAGGCCCACTGGCTGTTCGATCTCGCCTACGACCGCATCGAGGTGATCATTCATCCTGAATCCATCGTGCACTCCATGGTTGAATTCCACGACGGCTCGCTGAAGGCCCAGCTTGGAACCCCCGATATGCGCCACCCCATCCAATACGCGTTGGCCTACCCCGAACGACTCAACGCCGCCCATTCCAGCCTGGCGTTGGACGAGCTCCACCAGTTGCGCTTCGAAACGCCGGACCTGGAGCGCTTTCCCCTGCTGCGCGCGGCCATGGACGCCGGGCGGGCGGGCGGCACGGCCCCGGCCACCCTGTGCGGGGCCGATGACGCCGCGGTCGAGATCTTCCTGCGCGGCGACCTGCGCTTCGGGGAAATGGTTGACGCCGTGCTCGACGCCATGGCGGCAACGCCCGTGCGGCCCCTGGATTCGCTCGACACGGCCCTCGACGCCCATCGGAAGGGCGTCGAGCACGTTCGCCGGAGCCTCACAGCCGCGTCGTGA
- a CDS encoding site-2 protease family protein, which translates to MNPIQALLDSGASMLVVIPIFLALLSLIVFVHELGHYAFARRFGVGVHTFAIGLPPRLWSRLRGDDAIPAEPLAQDAASQVDGAVRLVGASDPDDPGLRNAILLYSNVEPPTRAELRAAQAEGAVGAILAEPSELTVHLSGAESLALPVVRVDPETGTAIAARLRQGELQAELRRGPQAAFDSAEASIHLGGTRFAINALPLGGYVRLAGESNDFDAPQGFARRKPWQRALILVAGPLMNFLLAPFLFMLGSLIADEVGARIVEVAEGSPAQSAGLLADDRILAVDGAAVASVGDLIRGLDGVAGQPVAFEVRRGSDTVMLRAVPRVEPPPGEGPLGIRIGPVRESAPLHLAAVRGITRTIDSLALVPLAIGEWIAGGPVQVSGPVGIAAVVDQAARLGLERVLFLGAILSAQIGLINLLPWPGLDGGRLVFVGFEWLTGRRLNPRREAAFHFVGIMLLMALAVVITVSDVQRLAGF; encoded by the coding sequence GTGAATCCCATCCAGGCCTTGCTGGACTCCGGGGCGAGCATGCTGGTGGTGATCCCGATCTTCCTGGCGTTGCTGTCGCTGATCGTGTTCGTGCACGAGCTGGGGCACTACGCTTTCGCGCGCCGCTTCGGCGTCGGGGTCCATACCTTTGCCATCGGGCTTCCGCCGCGTCTCTGGTCGCGGCTGCGCGGCGACGACGCCATTCCGGCGGAGCCGCTGGCGCAAGACGCCGCGTCGCAAGTCGACGGCGCGGTGCGACTCGTGGGCGCGTCCGACCCGGACGACCCCGGGCTACGCAACGCGATCCTGCTGTACAGCAACGTCGAGCCGCCGACGCGCGCCGAGCTGCGCGCCGCCCAGGCGGAAGGCGCAGTGGGCGCGATCCTGGCCGAGCCGTCGGAGCTGACCGTGCATCTCTCGGGCGCCGAGTCGCTGGCGCTGCCAGTGGTCCGCGTCGACCCCGAAACCGGAACGGCCATCGCCGCGCGGTTGCGCCAGGGCGAGCTCCAGGCCGAGCTGCGTCGGGGTCCCCAGGCGGCCTTCGATTCGGCTGAGGCGTCCATTCACCTCGGCGGAACCAGATTTGCGATCAATGCCCTGCCGCTGGGCGGCTACGTGCGCCTGGCCGGCGAGTCCAACGACTTCGACGCGCCGCAGGGATTCGCGCGGCGCAAGCCCTGGCAGCGCGCGCTGATCCTTGTGGCCGGTCCGCTGATGAACTTTCTGCTGGCGCCGTTCCTCTTCATGCTGGGATCGCTGATCGCCGATGAGGTTGGGGCGCGCATTGTCGAGGTGGCCGAGGGTTCACCGGCGCAGAGCGCCGGTCTGCTGGCCGACGACCGCATCCTGGCGGTCGACGGCGCCGCCGTTGCCAGCGTCGGCGACCTGATCCGCGGCTTGGACGGTGTGGCCGGGCAACCGGTGGCATTCGAGGTCCGGCGCGGTTCGGACACCGTCATGTTGCGCGCCGTGCCGCGCGTCGAGCCGCCGCCGGGCGAGGGCCCCCTCGGCATTCGCATCGGTCCCGTGCGCGAGTCCGCCCCGCTGCACCTCGCGGCGGTGCGCGGGATCACACGCACCATCGACTCGCTCGCCCTAGTGCCGCTAGCCATTGGGGAGTGGATCGCCGGCGGCCCGGTCCAGGTCTCCGGTCCCGTGGGCATCGCCGCGGTCGTGGACCAGGCAGCGCGTCTCGGTCTGGAACGGGTGCTCTTCCTGGGCGCGATCCTGTCGGCCCAGATTGGGCTAATCAACCTCTTGCCCTGGCCCGGTCTCGACGGCGGACGGCTGGTATTCGTGGGCTTCGAGTGGCTCACCGGGCGGCGGCTGAATCCGCGCCGCGAGGCCGCCTTCCACTTCGTGGGCATCATGCTGCTCATGGCGTTGGCGGTGGTCATCACCGTCAGCGACGTGCAGCGCTTGGCGGGCTTCTAG
- the ispG gene encoding flavodoxin-dependent (E)-4-hydroxy-3-methylbut-2-enyl-diphosphate synthase yields the protein MIRRRGSFPIKVRDVEIGGGAPISVQSMTITDTKDVVATLAQIHQLVEAGCDIVRLAVPDKYAAEALPDIRAGTDAPLVADIHFDHRLALMAAKAGMDCLRINPGNIGGREKVEAVVRACKEREIPIRIGVNAGSIQEAWSKKIDRRPEGQELVEAMVEDALEHVKILEDLNFDQIKISLKSFEVEVTIEAYKAIAQQTMYPFHIGITESGPPRTGIIRSAVGLGSLLYDGYGDTMRVSLTTDPVEEVFVANEILKVLGLKEAGPTMVSCPSCGRCEIDLFGLSDSVEEVMGTVKEPLKVAVMGCVVNGPGEAMDADIGIAGGKGRGVIFRKGEILRTVDETDMLPVLTDEIRKLEAEFAANGDSSD from the coding sequence GTGATTCGACGCCGAGGGTCATTCCCCATCAAGGTCCGCGACGTGGAGATCGGCGGCGGGGCGCCGATCAGCGTCCAGTCGATGACGATCACCGACACGAAGGACGTCGTCGCCACGCTCGCCCAGATCCACCAACTCGTCGAGGCCGGTTGCGACATCGTGCGCCTGGCCGTGCCCGACAAGTACGCCGCCGAGGCGCTGCCCGACATCCGCGCGGGCACCGACGCGCCCCTCGTGGCCGACATCCACTTTGACCACCGGCTGGCACTCATGGCCGCCAAAGCCGGCATGGACTGCCTACGCATCAATCCCGGCAATATCGGTGGGCGCGAGAAGGTCGAAGCCGTAGTTCGCGCCTGCAAGGAGCGCGAGATCCCGATTCGAATCGGGGTCAACGCCGGCTCGATCCAGGAAGCGTGGTCGAAGAAGATCGACCGGCGTCCCGAAGGCCAGGAGCTCGTCGAAGCCATGGTCGAGGACGCCCTCGAACACGTGAAGATTCTTGAGGACCTCAACTTCGACCAGATCAAGATCTCGCTCAAGTCGTTCGAGGTCGAGGTGACCATTGAGGCCTACAAGGCCATCGCCCAGCAGACCATGTACCCGTTCCACATCGGAATCACCGAGTCGGGTCCGCCGCGCACCGGCATCATCCGCTCGGCCGTCGGGCTGGGAAGTCTCCTCTACGACGGCTACGGCGACACCATGCGCGTGTCGCTGACGACCGATCCCGTAGAGGAAGTCTTCGTCGCCAACGAAATCCTCAAGGTGCTGGGCCTCAAGGAAGCCGGTCCCACGATGGTTTCCTGCCCGTCCTGCGGGCGCTGCGAAATCGACCTCTTCGGCCTCTCCGACTCGGTTGAGGAGGTCATGGGAACCGTCAAGGAGCCGCTCAAGGTCGCGGTGATGGGCTGCGTGGTTAACGGCCCGGGAGAGGCGATGGACGCGGATATCGGCATCGCCGGCGGCAAGGGCCGCGGTGTGATCTTCCGCAAGGGCGAGATCCTGCGCACGGTGGACGAAACCGACATGCTGCCCGTGCTCACCGACGAGATCCGCAAGCTGGAGGCCGAGTTCGCGGCCAATGGCGATTCGTCCGACTAG
- a CDS encoding alcohol dehydrogenase catalytic domain-containing protein: MTTMLAVRKASPTPGVELAELPRPQPAADELLIKVRRSGICGSDKHLYLWDEWAAGNYPTPFTLGHELVGEVAELGANVRGFTPGDVVAIESHIFDGICRPCRTGNAHVCENLRILGIDVSGGFAEYAAVPSRLAWRVPPTIPLERAVLFEPLGNAVHAAMRYDVSGQPVAVYGCGPMGLMAIAVAYTAGAYPIVATDVSGYRRTLAEQVGAHATVDAASPTVEHDIVDALGERPTVSLEMSGHPTALRQALRVSANAGKIVFLGIPPKPIVIDLAEEFMFKGLEAYGVTGRLIWDTWYRTEAFLQIHGDLLEPLVTHTFPLHDFEDAMQLVLSGDCGKVLLNVDG; the protein is encoded by the coding sequence ATGACGACGATGCTTGCCGTTCGCAAGGCCTCGCCCACCCCCGGAGTCGAGCTGGCCGAGTTGCCGCGGCCGCAGCCCGCCGCGGATGAGCTCCTGATCAAAGTGCGGCGCAGCGGCATCTGCGGCTCGGACAAGCACCTCTACCTCTGGGACGAGTGGGCGGCCGGCAACTACCCGACGCCGTTCACGCTCGGGCATGAGCTGGTCGGCGAGGTGGCGGAGTTGGGAGCCAACGTGCGGGGCTTCACGCCAGGCGACGTCGTGGCGATCGAGAGCCATATCTTCGACGGCATCTGCCGTCCCTGCCGCACCGGCAACGCGCACGTGTGCGAAAACCTGCGCATTCTCGGCATCGACGTGTCCGGCGGCTTCGCCGAATACGCCGCCGTGCCGAGCCGGCTCGCCTGGCGCGTGCCGCCGACGATTCCGCTGGAGCGGGCCGTCCTCTTCGAGCCGCTTGGCAACGCCGTGCACGCCGCCATGCGCTACGACGTCTCCGGCCAACCGGTCGCCGTCTACGGCTGCGGGCCGATGGGCCTGATGGCGATTGCCGTGGCCTACACGGCGGGGGCATATCCCATCGTGGCCACGGACGTGTCGGGCTATCGCCGCACGTTGGCGGAACAGGTCGGGGCGCACGCGACGGTCGATGCCGCCAGCCCCACCGTCGAGCACGATATCGTCGACGCCCTTGGGGAGCGCCCCACCGTCAGCCTGGAAATGTCGGGGCACCCCACCGCGCTGCGGCAGGCCCTGCGAGTCTCGGCCAACGCCGGCAAGATCGTGTTCCTGGGCATTCCGCCCAAGCCCATCGTCATCGACCTGGCCGAGGAGTTTATGTTCAAGGGCCTGGAAGCCTACGGCGTCACCGGGCGGCTGATCTGGGATACCTGGTATCGCACCGAGGCCTTTCTGCAGATCCACGGCGACCTGCTCGAGCCGCTGGTCACCCACACGTTTCCGCTCCACGACTTCGAGGACGCCATGCAGCTGGTGCTCTCCGGCGACTGCGGCAAGGTGCTGCTCAACGTCGACGGCTAG
- a CDS encoding DMT family transporter, which produces MAELLVLGAALSWAVSIVALRPLTARHGALPITAVRAIAPAVAFALIVTVSGRWGEAVSMPLVNLLAILAAVVVGIGGGEVLLVRAVPRVGVSRAYALASTYPLFTALIAVTVLGETLTVMDGAGGVLIVGAGLLLAIEPAARSGAAAPGPWRLRTSVGALLALLASVLFALDLNALRLALEGLPPEIVNAVRMPLAALGLNLAALASAGRWAPASLGRRDSLIALASGLVALTVGGYMFLSGIQVVGAARGGALTATAPVFVLLLSSVTLRERPGRYAVVGVLVSAVGVALLTIG; this is translated from the coding sequence GTGGCGGAGCTGTTGGTGCTGGGCGCCGCCCTCTCGTGGGCGGTGAGCATCGTGGCCTTGCGACCGCTGACCGCACGGCACGGCGCGCTGCCGATCACCGCCGTGCGAGCCATCGCGCCGGCGGTGGCCTTTGCGCTGATCGTCACCGTGAGCGGTCGCTGGGGCGAGGCCGTGTCCATGCCGCTGGTGAATCTGCTGGCCATCCTGGCGGCGGTGGTGGTTGGGATCGGCGGCGGCGAGGTGCTCCTCGTGCGCGCCGTGCCTCGGGTGGGGGTCTCGCGCGCCTATGCCCTGGCGTCGACCTATCCGCTTTTCACGGCCCTGATCGCGGTCACGGTCCTCGGCGAGACGCTCACCGTGATGGACGGCGCGGGTGGGGTGCTCATCGTCGGCGCCGGGTTGCTGCTTGCCATCGAGCCGGCGGCACGGTCCGGGGCAGCGGCGCCGGGGCCGTGGCGTTTGCGCACGTCGGTGGGCGCTCTGCTGGCATTGCTCGCGTCGGTGCTATTCGCGCTCGACCTGAATGCCCTCAGGCTCGCCCTCGAGGGTCTGCCGCCCGAGATCGTCAATGCCGTGCGGATGCCGCTGGCGGCGCTGGGGTTGAACTTGGCCGCGCTCGCGTCCGCCGGCCGCTGGGCACCCGCCAGCCTCGGCCGGCGCGACAGCCTGATCGCGCTGGCCAGCGGACTTGTGGCGCTGACGGTAGGCGGCTACATGTTCCTCTCGGGCATCCAGGTCGTCGGAGCGGCGCGCGGCGGCGCGCTCACCGCTACTGCGCCCGTTTTCGTGCTCTTGCTGAGCAGCGTGACCCTGCGCGAGCGGCCCGGACGCTACGCCGTCGTCGGCGTTCTGGTCAGCGCCGTCGGGGTGGCCTTGCTGACGATCGGCTAG